One window of the Wolbachia endosymbiont of Ctenocephalides felis wCfeJ genome contains the following:
- a CDS encoding citrate synthase encodes MDNKALLELSDGLKVELPILNGTMGPDVLNIKDLYKETGLFTYDPGFVSTASWSSAITFIDGDEGILKYRGHDIADLAEGNNFNDVIYLLLYGELPNSEQQRNFFFKIGELSKVSEQVVNVIKAFPKTAHPMSILIACFASLSALYHEKHGNNINSEDLNFGISAIAQVPAIIAMIYRHVNNQEFTRTDNKLSYSENFLRMMFGNAFDSNKSTLFARALDKIFTLHADHEQNASTTAVRLVGSAGSNLLASLSAGVATLWGPAHGGANEAVINMLNEIKQSGDVDKFIEKAKDDKDPFKLMGFGHRVYKNYDPRARILKDICDKVLDKLEQSNELLKIAKKLEKIALKDEYFIVRKLYPNVDFYSGIIMNAIGIPSNMFTPIFALARTTGWVAQWYEMMNDKETKICRPRQLYIGK; translated from the coding sequence ATTGATAACAAAGCGTTACTAGAATTAAGTGATGGATTAAAGGTTGAGCTACCCATATTAAATGGAACAATGGGTCCTGATGTGTTAAATATTAAGGACTTGTACAAAGAGACAGGGTTATTTACTTATGATCCTGGGTTTGTTTCCACAGCTTCATGGTCTTCTGCAATCACATTTATTGATGGAGATGAGGGAATCCTTAAGTATAGGGGACATGACATAGCTGATTTAGCGGAGGGTAATAATTTTAATGATGTAATTTATCTATTACTCTATGGTGAATTGCCTAATTCAGAGCAACAAAGAAACTTTTTTTTCAAAATAGGGGAATTATCCAAAGTATCGGAACAGGTTGTAAACGTAATTAAAGCATTTCCAAAAACTGCTCATCCTATGTCAATTTTGATTGCATGCTTCGCAAGCTTGTCGGCATTATACCATGAGAAACATGGCAATAATATCAATAGTGAAGATCTGAATTTTGGGATTTCTGCAATAGCACAAGTTCCTGCAATTATTGCAATGATATATAGACATGTAAACAATCAGGAATTCACACGTACTGACAATAAATTGAGCTATAGTGAAAATTTCTTAAGGATGATGTTTGGCAATGCTTTTGATAGCAATAAGAGCACTCTTTTCGCAAGAGCTTTGGATAAAATATTTACTCTTCATGCTGACCATGAGCAAAATGCTTCTACAACAGCCGTCAGATTAGTAGGGTCAGCCGGTTCTAACTTGTTAGCAAGCTTATCTGCAGGAGTTGCTACACTCTGGGGACCAGCACACGGTGGAGCTAACGAGGCAGTTATAAATATGTTAAATGAGATAAAACAAAGTGGAGATGTAGATAAATTCATTGAAAAAGCTAAGGATGATAAAGATCCTTTTAAATTGATGGGATTTGGACATCGTGTTTACAAAAATTATGATCCACGTGCACGCATATTGAAAGACATCTGTGATAAAGTTTTAGATAAACTAGAACAGAGCAATGAGCTGCTAAAGATTGCAAAAAAACTTGAAAAAATAGCTTTAAAGGATGAATATTTCATTGTACGTAAGTTATATCCAAACGTTGATTTTTACTCAGGCATAATAATGAACGCCATTGGCATTCCTTCGAATATGTTTACACCTATTTTTGCACTTGCAAGAACTACCGGCTGGGTTGCTCAGTGGTATGAAATGATGAACGATAAAGAAACTAAAATTTGTAGGCCAAGACAACTCTATATTGGTAAATGA
- the rpsT gene encoding 30S ribosomal protein S20, protein MANHKSAKKMIKVIAKRTLINKMRKSKTRTAIRKLVDMIKSGDKENVVLAFRNAESNLHKCVSKGVIHKNTAARKISRLNAQVKALMTA, encoded by the coding sequence ATGGCAAATCATAAGAGTGCTAAAAAAATGATAAAGGTAATAGCAAAACGAACTTTGATAAATAAAATGCGCAAAAGTAAAACTCGCACTGCTATTAGGAAATTGGTTGATATGATTAAGTCTGGTGATAAAGAAAATGTTGTTCTAGCATTTCGAAATGCCGAATCTAATTTACACAAGTGTGTAAGTAAAGGTGTTATTCACAAAAATACTGCTGCACGAAAAATAAGTCGCTTAAATGCACAAGTAAAAGCATTGATGACTGCTTAG
- a CDS encoding lysophospholipid acyltransferase family protein gives MLRLLCGVEYEIRGTENIPKQPFIIASKHQSPFETFIFVLLFRNAVFILKRELKWIPFIGLHLMALRMIFINRLDGVSSIRYIVKLAKIRIKENRNIIIFPEGTRTVAGQKTKYQPGVAALYSVLSVPVLPVALNTGLFWPKSMLSMRKNSGKAIIEILPPIYPGLSKDEFLKNLEKTIEEKSSKLAMEKTGIANE, from the coding sequence ATGCTTCGTTTATTATGCGGTGTTGAATATGAAATTAGAGGAACGGAAAACATTCCAAAGCAACCCTTTATAATAGCCTCTAAACACCAATCTCCTTTTGAAACATTTATTTTTGTACTTTTATTTAGAAATGCAGTTTTTATTTTAAAACGTGAACTGAAGTGGATTCCATTTATTGGTTTGCACCTCATGGCACTTAGGATGATTTTTATTAACCGCTTGGATGGTGTTAGCTCTATACGCTATATTGTTAAGCTAGCTAAGATACGTATAAAAGAAAACAGGAATATAATCATATTTCCTGAAGGTACTAGAACAGTCGCAGGACAAAAAACGAAATACCAACCAGGTGTTGCTGCTTTATATAGCGTATTATCTGTTCCTGTATTACCAGTTGCTTTAAATACAGGTTTATTTTGGCCAAAGAGCATGCTTTCCATGAGGAAAAATTCTGGAAAGGCAATAATAGAAATACTACCTCCAATATATCCTGGGTTGAGCAAGGATGAATTCTTAAAGAATTTAGAGAAAACTATCGAAGAAAAAAGTAGTAAATTAGCAATGGAAAAAACTGGTATTGCAAATGAGTGA
- a CDS encoding tyrosine-type recombinase/integrase, translating to MKSNQLQNKKENLYITYYIDTLVSERSATQNTLESYRSDLYQLEDFLLKSGVTLVSASKTNIKDYVKFLNAQKKYKSSSVSRKISAVKNFYKCLFNDGIIDFNPAPSNDDELKNPKVSRPLPKYLSAEEMLLLIETVRKLASESNKEINNRRLCAILDILYSSGMRISELINMKLCEVLHLVNSNDKGCYIIIRGKSGKERQILFNEQALQSLKNYLSVRGNLIPEGKESDWLFPGNRPDKPITRQRIGQLIKELARKCNIDEGKISPHVIRHSFATHLLDSGASIVLIQRVLGHTNLSTTQIYTHIANKKLKDKLVDSHPITQVINS from the coding sequence ATGAAAAGTAATCAGTTACAGAACAAAAAAGAAAACCTTTATATAACATATTATATAGATACCTTGGTGTCAGAAAGGTCTGCTACGCAAAATACTTTAGAAAGTTACCGTTCGGATTTATATCAACTTGAAGATTTTTTATTGAAAAGTGGTGTTACTTTAGTTAGTGCGAGCAAAACTAATATTAAAGATTATGTGAAATTTTTAAATGCACAAAAGAAATATAAAAGTAGTTCTGTATCAAGAAAAATATCTGCTGTGAAAAATTTTTATAAGTGCCTCTTTAATGATGGAATAATAGATTTCAATCCTGCTCCATCTAATGATGATGAATTAAAAAATCCAAAAGTTTCTCGTCCTCTACCAAAATATTTGAGTGCTGAAGAAATGCTTTTGTTAATAGAGACAGTCAGAAAATTAGCAAGCGAATCAAACAAAGAAATAAACAATAGAAGACTATGCGCCATTTTAGACATCCTTTACTCTTCTGGTATGCGTATTTCTGAACTGATTAATATGAAGTTATGTGAGGTGTTGCATTTAGTAAACAGTAATGACAAAGGATGTTATATAATCATAAGGGGAAAAAGTGGTAAAGAAAGGCAAATCCTTTTTAATGAGCAAGCACTACAAAGTCTTAAAAATTATTTATCAGTTCGTGGCAACCTAATTCCTGAAGGGAAAGAGTCCGATTGGTTATTCCCAGGTAATAGGCCTGATAAGCCAATCACAAGGCAAAGAATTGGTCAATTAATTAAGGAATTGGCAAGAAAATGTAATATCGATGAAGGCAAAATCTCTCCACATGTAATTAGACATTCTTTTGCTACTCATCTACTAGATAGTGGAGCAAGTATTGTCCTGATACAGAGAGTTCTTGGTCATACTAACCTTTCTACGACGCAAATATATACTCACATTGCTAATAAGAAATTGAAGGACAAATTAGTTGATTCGCACCCTATTACTCAAGTAATCAATAGTTAA
- a CDS encoding DnaA ATPase domain-containing protein, which produces MQLNLFNNNQIDYCQQNFIVLDENKHVYNSVIGDPFWKCLILFGPKGSGKTHLTHIWQSVNNAIFINVNNFVSEMRYSDAFILEDIQNIQDEAMLLHCYNYMRENDKRLLITSSTSPKRLNFRLKDLSSRILSTTNVKIPPASEELLRIMLIKRFSDKQLRVNLRVIDYILARIERSFCSVNKIIEKIDNESMGSNITIPFINTLLRKDTT; this is translated from the coding sequence GTGCAGTTGAACTTATTTAACAATAATCAGATTGATTATTGTCAGCAAAATTTTATTGTTTTAGATGAAAATAAGCATGTATACAACTCAGTAATTGGTGATCCGTTTTGGAAATGTTTGATTCTTTTTGGACCCAAAGGTTCTGGTAAAACTCATCTTACTCACATTTGGCAATCGGTAAACAACGCTATTTTTATCAATGTGAACAATTTTGTAAGTGAGATGAGATATAGCGACGCTTTTATTCTAGAAGACATACAAAATATTCAAGACGAAGCAATGTTATTACATTGTTACAACTACATGAGAGAAAATGACAAGAGATTGCTAATTACTTCTTCAACTTCACCAAAAAGGCTTAATTTTAGGTTAAAAGATTTAAGTTCTCGCATATTATCAACTACCAACGTAAAGATCCCACCTGCAAGTGAAGAATTATTACGAATTATGTTGATAAAACGATTTTCAGATAAACAGTTACGGGTTAATTTAAGAGTGATTGATTATATCTTGGCAAGAATAGAACGTTCTTTTTGCAGTGTTAATAAAATTATAGAGAAAATAGATAATGAATCTATGGGATCGAATATCACCATTCCTTTTATCAACACTTTGTTAAGAAAAGATACCACGTGA
- a CDS encoding AI-2E family transporter: protein MQKRHVTVCLILLVIVGTLFLVRPMIFPCLMSIIVAYLFNPLVVNFEKHKIPRLYSVIFIILALLMVFVLAITFILPVIYVQITSILNFLVSKAPSLNLKIIPSVLEFFNIKTGDGLFDHLSKNLAENYSDYISYFINAFDITGDFIIQVLSSSFSLIHTVSLVVITPVIFFYVLRDWPLIIAKVSELIPVPYREKVTDYFSKVDFVVSNYLKGQVNVCVVMMIFYSVGLGIIGLKHSVAIGILSGMLTFIPYIGPLIYTTIGFLSAIAQFSGWFESAAVLLLFGAGQLIDANILVPLLIGKKVHIHPAVIILGMATCASYFGLTGVLLFIPIIAVFNVSVRYAVDAYLQSEFYKRG from the coding sequence ATGCAAAAACGTCATGTAACAGTTTGTCTTATACTACTTGTTATAGTTGGCACATTATTCTTAGTGCGCCCAATGATTTTTCCATGTTTGATGTCTATAATTGTTGCATACTTATTTAATCCACTGGTAGTAAATTTTGAAAAGCATAAAATACCGCGCCTATACTCTGTAATTTTTATAATACTTGCGCTGCTGATGGTTTTTGTATTGGCTATTACATTTATTTTACCTGTAATATATGTTCAAATTACTTCGATATTGAATTTTTTAGTCAGTAAAGCACCTTCATTAAACCTTAAGATTATTCCATCTGTACTGGAGTTTTTTAATATAAAAACAGGAGATGGTTTGTTTGACCACTTATCTAAAAACCTAGCAGAAAACTACAGCGATTACATATCTTATTTCATAAATGCTTTTGATATTACTGGTGACTTTATAATTCAGGTGCTGAGCTCGAGCTTTAGCTTAATTCATACAGTATCATTAGTGGTAATCACTCCAGTAATATTTTTCTACGTATTGCGTGATTGGCCTCTGATTATAGCAAAAGTTAGTGAGTTAATTCCTGTTCCATATAGAGAAAAGGTTACAGATTATTTTTCAAAAGTAGATTTCGTCGTATCTAATTATCTAAAAGGGCAGGTAAATGTATGCGTTGTTATGATGATCTTTTACTCTGTAGGCCTTGGTATAATTGGATTGAAACATTCTGTTGCTATCGGAATTTTATCAGGAATGTTAACGTTTATACCTTATATAGGACCATTAATATATACTACCATTGGGTTTTTAAGCGCTATTGCTCAATTTAGCGGGTGGTTTGAAAGCGCTGCTGTTTTACTATTGTTTGGTGCTGGGCAGTTAATAGATGCAAACATACTGGTTCCTTTGTTAATAGGAAAGAAGGTTCATATACATCCGGCTGTAATTATTCTTGGAATGGCTACATGTGCTTCATATTTTGGATTAACAGGTGTACTGCTTTTTATTCCAATAATAGCAGTTTTTAATGTATCAGTAAGATATGCAGTCGATGCATATCTTCAGAGTGAGTTTTATAAGAGGGGCTAG
- a CDS encoding MFS transporter produces the protein MSTEQNLEYSVYKRIVPWIVAFALFMETLDVTILNSAIPVIARNLNQYPLNLKVALTSYLVSLGILIPISGWLSDKYGTKKVLIFGVAVFGLGSFLCGISLSLKQLVISRIIQGAGGALMMPVCRLILIKSYPPSQLISVTNYSTIPSLLGPALGPTIGGIIVTWLSWRWIFFVNIPFCFILLYLVFCYADNSKESNVRKFDIIGFILFGSALSITIFTIEAFTESFLDLLHGMFLVSIAFVLMVLYFYFEKKVAEPFIGKKLFESRTFTITITGSFFSRLGIGGIPFLIPILLQINNGFSPITSGFCIISYAAAMVVAKFFVKEILRKIGFRSSLILNTALLGVSIIGLILLIDNTNYFIISSLVFLHGFFTSIQYSCLNILTYSDLKEELVSKGTSIGSAIQQLSMSFGVAFTVVLLKITKRNNPLIGHTSYDLTIFILAICLLLTSLIFTALNSNAGVKASNHKFIEN, from the coding sequence ATGTCGACAGAACAAAATTTAGAATATTCTGTATATAAAAGAATAGTTCCTTGGATAGTTGCATTTGCATTATTTATGGAAACTTTAGATGTTACTATTTTAAATAGTGCTATTCCTGTAATAGCTAGAAACTTAAATCAATATCCTTTAAATCTTAAAGTTGCTCTAACAAGTTATCTTGTAAGTCTAGGAATTTTAATTCCAATCAGTGGATGGTTATCAGATAAATATGGTACAAAAAAAGTATTAATATTTGGTGTGGCTGTATTTGGTTTAGGTTCGTTTTTGTGTGGTATCTCACTTTCGTTAAAACAATTAGTAATATCAAGAATAATACAGGGTGCAGGAGGAGCTTTAATGATGCCAGTATGTAGGTTGATATTGATTAAATCCTATCCACCATCCCAGTTAATTAGTGTTACTAATTATTCCACTATTCCATCACTTTTAGGGCCAGCATTAGGACCGACTATAGGTGGAATTATCGTAACTTGGTTGTCTTGGAGATGGATATTTTTTGTTAATATTCCTTTTTGTTTCATCTTATTATATTTAGTTTTTTGTTATGCCGATAATTCTAAAGAAAGCAATGTAAGAAAATTTGATATTATTGGGTTTATTCTTTTCGGTTCAGCTTTATCTATAACTATTTTTACAATTGAAGCATTCACTGAATCATTTTTGGATCTATTGCACGGAATGTTTTTAGTTAGTATAGCTTTTGTTTTAATGGTTTTATATTTTTACTTTGAGAAAAAAGTAGCTGAACCATTTATTGGTAAAAAATTATTTGAATCAAGAACCTTTACAATTACTATTACAGGAAGTTTTTTTTCTAGGCTTGGAATTGGTGGCATTCCCTTTTTGATACCTATTTTATTACAAATTAATAATGGTTTTTCACCTATAACATCTGGTTTTTGTATTATATCCTATGCTGCAGCTATGGTAGTTGCTAAATTTTTTGTAAAAGAAATTTTAAGAAAAATAGGTTTTAGAAGTTCTTTAATTTTAAATACTGCTTTGCTAGGTGTAAGTATTATCGGATTAATCTTGCTTATAGATAATACTAATTATTTTATAATTAGCTCTTTGGTTTTCTTACATGGGTTTTTTACATCTATTCAATATAGTTGTTTAAATATTCTTACTTATAGTGATTTAAAAGAGGAATTAGTTAGTAAGGGAACAAGTATAGGCAGTGCCATTCAGCAACTGTCAATGAGTTTTGGTGTTGCATTTACAGTTGTTCTATTAAAAATAACAAAACGTAATAATCCACTCATTGGACATACTTCTTATGATTTAACCATTTTTATTTTGGCTATATGTTTACTATTAACTTCATTAATTTTTACTGCACTTAATAGTAATGCAGGAGTAAAAGCTAGCAATCACAAATTTATAGAGAATTAA
- a CDS encoding pyridoxine 5'-phosphate synthase, with amino-acid sequence MKLGVNIDHVATLRNARKTSYPDPLKAAEIAIDAGADFITVHLREDRRHIRDEDVFNLKKNIKTELNLEIAATEEMLEIAKKVKPYSICIVPEKREELTTEGGLDITNMCNTLANIIEEMYDVGIKVSLFINPNIDQLKHLEKLKRKPDIIEIHTGGYCDNPSEEKFKLITNAAEYINKLKMECHAGHGITCTHAKRIKEIPHISALNIGHSLVSEAIFYGLHSVVKTMKMTVSS; translated from the coding sequence ATGAAGCTAGGCGTTAACATTGACCATGTTGCAACCCTCCGTAATGCACGCAAAACTTCTTATCCAGATCCATTAAAAGCGGCAGAAATAGCTATTGACGCTGGAGCAGATTTCATCACTGTACACTTGCGAGAGGATAGAAGACATATTAGAGATGAAGACGTGTTTAACCTGAAAAAAAACATCAAGACTGAGCTGAACCTTGAAATTGCAGCTACGGAAGAGATGCTTGAAATAGCAAAAAAGGTAAAACCCTACTCGATTTGTATAGTACCAGAAAAAAGAGAAGAATTAACAACAGAAGGTGGCCTAGATATAACTAACATGTGCAACACACTTGCTAATATAATAGAAGAAATGTACGACGTTGGTATAAAGGTCTCACTGTTTATCAACCCGAATATCGATCAGCTAAAACATCTTGAGAAGTTAAAGCGAAAACCTGACATAATAGAAATTCATACAGGGGGCTACTGCGATAATCCATCAGAAGAAAAATTTAAATTAATTACTAATGCTGCAGAATATATAAATAAGCTAAAAATGGAATGCCACGCAGGACATGGCATAACTTGCACACATGCTAAAAGGATAAAAGAAATACCTCACATTTCAGCTCTTAATATAGGTCACTCTTTAGTTAGCGAGGCTATATTTTACGGCTTGCACAGCGTAGTAAAAACGATGAAAATGACAGTATCTAGCTAG
- a CDS encoding HU family DNA-binding protein: protein MSKEDIVKQLKEDCSIQSIDITKSDLGKIHDAFMKIIKGELNSRGEIRLHGVGTLSTAISQEKQCRNPQNGEIMTVPKKTRVRFKASQTLLSILNEKEKAVAS, encoded by the coding sequence ATGAGTAAAGAAGATATAGTAAAACAATTAAAAGAAGATTGTTCTATTCAGAGCATAGATATAACCAAGTCTGATTTGGGCAAGATTCATGATGCATTTATGAAAATAATAAAAGGTGAGCTAAATAGCAGAGGTGAAATACGTCTGCACGGAGTAGGCACACTATCTACTGCTATAAGCCAGGAGAAGCAGTGCCGCAACCCTCAAAATGGTGAGATTATGACTGTGCCTAAAAAGACAAGAGTGAGATTTAAAGCGAGTCAAACTCTTTTAAGTATTTTAAATGAGAAGGAAAAAGCAGTAGCTAGCTAG